ATCCAGGATCAGCACACTGGGTCTGTTGATCAGAGCACGGGCAATCTGCAGTCGTCTTTTCATACCGCCGCTGAGTGTTCGCACATTTACCAGGCGTTTTTCTCCCAACTGGAAGAATTCGATGAGTTCATCTGCTCTGCGAATGGCCCGCTCTCTGGGCATATCATAGTATCGAGCATAGACCAGCAGGTTATTGATCACATTCAGGTCATAATCCAGACTATCATCCTGAGTGACTACTCCAATTCCCCGTTTAACGGCACTCATGTTTGACATGACATCCAGATCATTGACCAGCAGTTGGCCTGAAGTAGCCGGAGTGGCACAATAGATCATGCGCATCACAGTGGTTTTTCCGGCTCCGTTGGGGCCCAGAAANNNNNNNNNNNNNNNNNNNNNNNNNNNNNNNNNNNNNNNNNNNNNNNNNNNNNNNNNNNNNNNNNNNNNNNNNNNNNNNNNNNNNNNNNNNNNNNNNNNNGTTTAACGGCACTCATGTTTGACATGACATCCAGATCATTGACCAGCAGTTGGCCTGAAGTAGCCGGAGTGGCACAATAGATCATGCGCATCACAGTGGTTTTTCCGGCTCCGTTGGGGCCCAGAAAGCCATAACAGGTTCCCTGTTCGATCTGAAAATCAACATTATTCACAGCTTTTAAGTCACCATAAACTTTAGTCAATCCCCGGGCTGTGATAATGGGTGTTGGTTTTGCCATGATTCAACTTAATCGAAAATAATTGACACAGAATAGTATTTTGGGGAGGCGTTTGATAAGTGACGAGTAACGGGTGACGAGTGATGAGTGACGAGTGATGAGTATGAATAACGAGTGATAAGGGGGTGAGGGTGGGGAAATTTTTGTGGGGGCTATATTAAAAACTCTGCGTCTCTGTGTCTTTGCTTGCCATGGCGAAGCTTAGTAGAAGCAGGTGAAGGGGGAAACCGGGGGTTATTTCAATAGTAACATGTGTCTGGTTTGGGAAAATGTGCTTGTTTGTAGTCGGTAGATGTAGATACCGCTGGGTAGATTTTTTGCTTCAAAAATGACCTCGTGAAAACCAGCATTCATCTTCTGGTGTATCAAATTTGCCACTTCAATCCCCTGCAGGTTAAAAACTGTGAGGGACACAGATGATTTCTCAGGGATTGAAAAGCCAATATTGGTGGCTGGATTAAAGGGGTTGGGAAAGGCTTTGAAAAGATGGGGTGTTCCCGGCAGAAGCACCTCTTCAGCGTTGATCATTATCTGAATGACAGGATGTTTTTTACAGGTGTTGTTGAACGAAACATCTTCAAGTTGGTAAAAGTAGATTTCTCCAGGACTGACCCGGTTATCAACAAAGGAGTAATCTTTCGCAACGGTTGAGCTTCCCGCTCCAGGGATCAAGCTCTCATTGATCAGTGAGAAGCCTTCTGTCTTTGAATTGGATCGGTAAATATTGAAACCCAGGTTGTCAACTTCGCTTTCTGTGGTCCAGCTGAGGGTCACCGCATCCCGGGCTTGAGTTGCCTTGAATGTGGATAAGCTTACGGGTAACGAACTGTCTCGTTCATACAGCTCCAGATTGTCAAGCCAGACCGTATTGCTGACTGTGGCTCCACGACTACCCTCAATAGCGATGTAACCACTACCGCTGGTGGCCGTTCCGGTCAATGAGACAGATGTGAAATTCGTATAGGTATTGATGGTTTTTGTTACTGGAGTTGCAACCAGACCTTCGATTTTCAAGAACAGATCATGGTCTGCATCCCACCCGCTGGTTTTTACATCAACGGTTAAAATGAATCCTTTGCCGGAAGTAAAGGTAATGGGGCGTTTTATCAGGAATGACCAGCCACCATCACCAAACTCTATTGCACCGGTTCCATCAACTCCAGCTGAGGATGC
This genomic stretch from Candidatus Neomarinimicrobiota bacterium harbors:
- a CDS encoding ATP-binding cassette domain-containing protein, which translates into the protein MAKPTPIITARGLTKVYGDLKAVNNVDFQIEQGTCYGFLGPNGAGKTTVMRMIYCATPATSGQLLVNDLDVMSNMSAVK